One region of Apium graveolens cultivar Ventura unplaced genomic scaffold, ASM990537v1 ctg4861, whole genome shotgun sequence genomic DNA includes:
- the LOC141702305 gene encoding uncharacterized protein LOC141702305 yields the protein MERNTKAYALEGLGDVFKEISLTNIPIIHVMELAIEQVKEFTSIAAVEDTIGDKDKENPNWIQIYKNYLIHGTQPESNSEARILRMKASRFTFINDLQFKKSVTGLLQRCLHKEVVVSVLREVHEGECGNHTAGRNLSLKVLRMGYYWPTLRQDAIDFVKKCDACQCHGPIIHQPS from the coding sequence ATGGAACGTAATACTAAAGCATATGCCTTGGAAGGGTTAGGTGATGTGTTTAAAGAAATCAGTCTAACGAATATTCCAATCATACATGTCATGGAGCTTGCAATCGAACAAGTTAAAGAGTTCACGTCAATTGCGGCTGTTGAAGATACTATTGGAGATAAAGATAAAGAAAACCCTAATTGGATCCAGATATACAAGAATTATCTCATTCACGGGACACAACCAGAAAGCAACAGTGAAGCAAGAATTCTCAGAATGAAGGCATCTAGATTCACTTTCATTAATGACTTACAATTTAAAAAATCTGTTACTGGATTATTACAAAGATGTCTACACAAAGAGGTAGTCGTCTCTGTGCTGCGAGAAGTACATGAAGGGGAATGTGGAAATCACACAGCTGGTAGAAACTTGTCACTGAAAGTGTTACGGATGGGTTATTATTGGCCCACTTTAAGACAAGATGCCATTGACTTCGTGAAAAAGTGTGATGCTTGCCAATGTCATGGCCCCATCATACATCAACCATCATAA